From Prionailurus viverrinus isolate Anna chromosome B2, UM_Priviv_1.0, whole genome shotgun sequence, the proteins below share one genomic window:
- the LY6G6F gene encoding lymphocyte antigen 6 complex locus protein G6f, with amino-acid sequence MAVLFLLLFLCGPPQAAADNIQTIYVALGEAMELPCPAPPTLSGDELLSWFRSPAGSFTALVAQVQVARPGRGPSPEPGKSVRASRLKLLGNYSLWLEKSKEGDAGRYWCAVLGQHHKYQNWRVYDVSVLRGSQLSARAADGSPCSILLCSVAPARRLDSVTWLEGRGPVRGHVQSFWGDGAALLLVCPGEQLSESREHRPRIISCLMPHNKGVSFSLAASMDASPALCARATGWDVSWILMLLLAAGQGFTILALSIMLWRQRVQRAQCRDASIPHFKPEIQVYENIHVARLSPPAHKIR; translated from the exons ATGGCGGTCTTATTCCTCCTTCTGTTCCTATGTGGCCCCCCGCAGGCTGCTGCAG ACAATATCCAGACCATCTATGTAGCCTTGGGGGAGGCAATGGAGCTGCCATGTCCTGCACCACCCACTCTGAGTGGAGACGAACTCCTGTCCTGGTTCCGCAGCCCAGCAGGCTCCTTCACTGCCCTGGTGGCCCAAGTCCAAGTGGCCAGGCCTGGGAGGGGGCCTTCCCCAGAGCCTGGGAAGTCTGTAAGGGCATCCAGGCTCAAACTGCTGGGGAACTACTCTTTGTGGCTGGAAAAGTCCAAAGAGGGAGACGCCGGTCGGTACTGGTGTGCTGTTCTGGGTCAGCACCACAAGTACCAGAACTGGAGGGTGTATGATGTCTCCGTGCTCAGAG GATCCCAGCTATCCGCGAGGGCTGCGGATGGATCCCCCTGCTCCATCCTTTTATGCTCTGTGGCCCCTGCCAGACGCCTAGACTCTGTGACCTGGCTAGAGGGAAGGGGTCCTGTGAGGGGCCATGTACAGTCATTTTGGGGCGATGGGGCTGCCCTGCTCTTGGTGTGTCCTGGGGAACAGCTCTCTGAGTCCAGGGAACATAGACCAAGAATCATCAGCTGCCTCATGCCTCATAACAAAGGGGTCAGCTTTAGCCTGGCAG CCTCCATGGatgcctcccctgccctctgtgcCCGTGCCACGGGCTGGGATGTATCCTGGATCCTGATGCTGTTGCTTGCAGCAGGTCAGGGGTTCACCATCCTGGCCCTCAGCATCATGCTCTGGAGACAGAGGGTCCAGAGGGCTCAGTGCAGAG ATGCCTCGATTCCTCATTTCAAACCTGAAATCCAGGTCTATGAGAACATCCATGTGGCCCGTCTCAG CCCACCTGCCCACAAGATCAGATGA
- the LY6G6D gene encoding lymphocyte antigen 6 complex locus protein G6d has protein sequence MNSLVVGVLLGTLLGTALGNQMRCYDCKGGPSSSCKETVATCREGERCGFLERKPQPGLGPNKLSGNPSVTLIHHYPACVAAHHCNQVETELVGDVTYTTHRDCCVGDLCNSAIANTVALPCLLAATATTLAWLLPAL, from the exons ATGAACTCCCTAGTTGTCGGGGTCCTGCTTGGCACCCTGCTGGGGACTGCCTTGG GAAACCAAATGAGGTGCTATGACTGCAAAGGAGGCCCCAGCAGCTCCTGCAAAGAAACCGTGGCCACCTGCAGGGAGGGAGAACGCTGTGGCTTCCTGGAGCGCAAAccccagccaggcctgggacCGAACAAGCTATCTGGAAACC CCTCAGTGACCTTGATTCATCACTATCCAGCCTGTGTGGCGGCCCATCATTGCAATCAAGTGGAAACAGAGTTGGTGGGAGATGTGACTTACACAACCCACAGAGACTGCTGCGTCGGAGACCTGTGCAACAGCGCCATCGCGAACACTGTGGCCCTGCCATGCCTCCTGGCTGCAACAGCCACCACACTGGCCTGGCTCTTGCCAGCACTGTAA
- the LY6G6C gene encoding lymphocyte antigen 6 complex locus protein G6c isoform X2, translating into MKGLLLLTLSALLCWVSADIRCHSCYKVPVLGCVDRQSCRLEPGQQCLTTNVYLGKMWVFSNLRCGTPEEPCRETFNQTNHKLGLTYNTTCCSKDNCNSPAPRPTPALALVLLTSLAGLGLWLLH; encoded by the exons ATGAAAGGTCTTCTGCTGCTCACCctgtctgctctgctctgctgggTCTCAG CTGACATTCGCTGTCACTCCTGCTACAAGGTCCCTGTGCTGGGCTGTGTGGACCGGCAGTCCTGCCGCCTAGAACCAGGACAACAGTGCCTGACAACAAATGTGTACCTCG GTAAGATGTGGGTTTTCTCCAACCTTCGATGTGGCACACCCGAAGAGCCTTGTCGGGAGACCTTCAACCAAACCAACCACAAGCTGGGTCTGACCTATAACACTACCTGCTGCAGCAAGGACAACTGTAACAGCCCAGCCCCTCGGCCCACCCCGGCCCTGGCCCTTGTCCTCCTGACCTCTTTGGCTGGCCTTGGCCTCTGGCTGCTGCACTGA
- the LY6G6C gene encoding lymphocyte antigen 6 complex locus protein G6c isoform X1 gives MPRSGSRIPENLLSAAVLATILRILIMKGLLLLTLSALLCWVSADIRCHSCYKVPVLGCVDRQSCRLEPGQQCLTTNVYLGKMWVFSNLRCGTPEEPCRETFNQTNHKLGLTYNTTCCSKDNCNSPAPRPTPALALVLLTSLAGLGLWLLH, from the exons AGCCGGATCCCTGAAAATCTACTGTCAGCTGCTGTACTTGCTACCATTCTCAGGATCCTCATCATGAAAGGTCTTCTGCTGCTCACCctgtctgctctgctctgctgggTCTCAG CTGACATTCGCTGTCACTCCTGCTACAAGGTCCCTGTGCTGGGCTGTGTGGACCGGCAGTCCTGCCGCCTAGAACCAGGACAACAGTGCCTGACAACAAATGTGTACCTCG GTAAGATGTGGGTTTTCTCCAACCTTCGATGTGGCACACCCGAAGAGCCTTGTCGGGAGACCTTCAACCAAACCAACCACAAGCTGGGTCTGACCTATAACACTACCTGCTGCAGCAAGGACAACTGTAACAGCCCAGCCCCTCGGCCCACCCCGGCCCTGGCCCTTGTCCTCCTGACCTCTTTGGCTGGCCTTGGCCTCTGGCTGCTGCACTGA